CGGCGTACCGGCCTCGTGGACGACGACCCGGGTCACGCCGTTCTCCAGGTCCATCGCCATCACCATGCTGCCGCCCGGCAGGTTCTCGCCGATGCGCCGCTTGCGGGTGTCGATGCCGGTGACGTCGGCCGTGAGGAAACCGCGCCGGCCGTCGGTGCCGGGGAAGCCGATCCCGGCCAGTTTCCGGACGGTGCTGCGCCCGCCGTCGCAGCCGACGAGGTAGGCGGCCCGCTCCTGGGCCGGTCCGTCGGGTCCGTCGACGCTCACCAGGACGCCGTCGTCGTCCTGCCGCAGACCGGTCACCTCGCGGCCGCGCAGCACCGGTACGCCGAGTTCGCCCACCCAGTCCTCCAGCATGCGCTCGGTGCGGAACTGGGAGACCCCCCGGTGCCCGTAGTGGTCCTCGGCCAGCATGCCGAGGTCGATCGGGATGCCGCCGAAGTGGCTGTCGGCGGGCTCAGTGGCGCCGAGACGGCCGAGCAGGCCCCGCTGGTCGAAGCACTCGGCGGTGCGCCTGGTGAAGCTCGCGCCGCGCGACTGGCGCGTCGGGGCGGGCAGCGACTCGTGGACGGCGACGTCCACGCCGCCGAGCTTGAGTTCGCCCGCCGTCATCAGCCCGACCGGGCCGGCCCCGACGACGATGACATCCCTGGCCATGTGTCTGCTCCTCTTCGATGGGTTTCGCCGGGCGCTCACCGGTCGGCGTACTGCGGGGTGGCGGCGCCGAACCAGCGCTCGAGGGCCTGGCCGAGGTCGTCGGTGGTGCCGGGTGCGGTCCAGGCGACGTAGCCGTCGGGGCGGACGAGGACGGTGTCGGGGGTGGTGGCCGCTGTGCCGGCCGCGGTTGCGGTGACGATGTCGACGCGGTCGGTGTGGTGGCGTGCGGTGTGTGCGGCGGTGTCGTCGGTGGTCAGGAGCAGGCCGCGTCCGGTGCGCAGGAGTTCGGCGACGCGGGCGCGGGTGCCGTCGGGGAGGGCGAGGGTGTGCTCGGGGGGCATGCGCCGGCCGAGCAGCGGGTGCTCGCCCTTGGCCAGGTCGTAGCGGACACCGAGACCGCTCACGACTCCGGCGGCCTGCTCGGCGGCGTCCCGGTGGGCCAGCAGCTCGCCCACCACCTCGCGGACCGGATCCATGGCCTCGTCACCGAGGTAGAGCTTGGACGCCGCGCGGGCGTTGCGGATCAACTGCTCGCCGACGGGGTGGCGTTCGGCGTGGTAGGTGTCGAGCAGGCCCTCGGGGGCCCACCCGCGGACCGCCGCCGCCAGCTTCCAGCCCAGGTTCACCGCGTCCTGCAGTCCCGCGCTCAGTCCCCACGCGGCCAGCGGCGGGATCTCGTGCGCCGCGTCGCCCACCAGGAACACCCGCCCGCGCCGGTACTCCGAGGCCAGCGCCGCGGAGTTGCCGCACGCCCACAGCCACTGGCAGTCCGCGTCGTCGATCGACTCGCCGGTCAGCCGCCGCCACGCGTCGGCGACCTGGGAGAACGTCAGCGCACCCGGCTCCGGACGGGCGGGCAGGCCGGGGTCGTGGACGACCACGCGGCAGCGGCCCGCGCCCAGCGGGGTGCACACCACCATGCGGCCGCCGGGAAGCCGTTCACCGATCGGCCGGGGGCGCGGGGTGACACCGCTGATCTCCGCGGTGTACATGCCCCTGGTGGGCTCCCAGTCCCGGGTGGGGATGCCGGCCAGCGCGCGTACGGTGCTGCCCGCCCCGTCGCAGCCGGCCACATACCCGGCGCTCTCCTCGCCGGGCCCGTCGGGACCGGTGTAGGACACCACGACACCCTCGGGCGTTGGCCGCAGAGCGGTCACCTCGCGGCCGCGCAGGACCGGCACGCCGAGGTCGGCCAGCCAGCCGCCCAGCGCCTGTTCGGTCCTGGCCTGGGACAGGCCCAGCACCCCGCTGTGGTCCTCGTCGAGCATGCCGAGGTCGAAGCGGACCCCGCCGAAGTGGCCCATCGGGCCCCACCGGAACTCGCCCAGCCGCTCCAGCAGCCCGCGCTGCCCCAGCGACTCGGCCGCCCGCCGGTTGAAGCCGAGTGCCCGAGACTCCCCGGCCGGGGCGGGCAGCCGGTCGTAGACGGCCACGTCCGCTCCGCCCAGGCGGAGCTCTCCGGCCAGCATCAGGCCGGCCGGCCCCGCACCGACCACTATGACGTCAGTCTTCTTCATTTCATGAGGCCCTCTGCGCTGCGGCAATGGTTGGCCTTTGTGAAGCTACTCAGGGCGATGTCCGGCCGCAACGATTCCGAATTCCGCGGGCGCGGGCGAGGCGTTCGACCGCGTATTCGGCGCCTTTGAACGCGGCGGTGAACGCTTGAACGTGGAGAGTGCACCGCAGCAATATCGTCGGGTGTCTTCGGTTTTCGCTTCTTCCCACGGTGAATACGCGCATGACCGGCCGCAGAAAGGAAGCTGACGTGACGGTCGAGAAGGTCGCCCTGGTCACGGGGGCCAACAAGGGCATCGGTTTCGCCGCCGCACGGCGACTCGGTGAGCGGGGGATCGCCGTCCTCGTCGGCTCGCGCAACGAGGTGCTCGGCAAGCAGGCCGCCGACGCGCTGGCCGCCGACGGCATCGCCGCGACGCCGCTGCGGCTCGACGTGACGGACCCGGCCTGCGTGGCCGAGGCCGCCCGCGAGATCGAACGGCGCCACGGACGCCTGGACATCCTGGTGAACAACGCCGGTACCGCCGGCGGCTTCACCGGCGCACCGAGCGAGGCGAGCGCTGCCGATCTGCGGGAGGTCTACGAGACCAACGTCTTCGGCGTGGTCACGGTGACCGGCGCGATGCTGCCGCTGCTGCGCCGCTCCCCGGCCGGGCGAGTCGTCAACGTGTCCAGCCACGTGGGGTCGTTGACCCTGAACTGCGACCCCGGCTCCCCGCTGGCGAACGTCAGCATGATCGCCTACCAGTCCTCGAAGACCGCCCTGAACGCGGTCACCGTCGCGTACGCGAAGGAGCTGCGGGGGACCCCGGTCAAGGTCAACGCCGCCCTGCCCGGAGTGGTGGCCACCGACCTCAACCGCCACCGCGGTCGCCGCACGCCCGCGGAAGGGGCCGAGATCGTGGTCCGGCTCGCCCTGCTGGACGAGGAGGGCCCGTCGGGCGCGTGCCTGTCGGACGAGGGGCCCGTCCCCTGGTGACGCCCGACCCCTGACCCCGACCCCCGACGCACGGCGGCCGCCCCGCGGCCGCCGCATCCGACCGCACCACCGGGCCGGCCCCGGTGGGCACGAGACTTGGAGAAGACAGTGGCGCTTGACCGAACGATCCTGGTGCTGGGCGGTACCGGCCGGCAGGGCGGGGCGGTGGCCCGCGAACTGCTGCGGCGCGGGCACACCGTGCACGCCCTGGTCCGCGACCCCGCCAAGGCGGCGGCGAGGGAGCTTCAGGAGTCGGGCGCGGTCCTGGTCCGCGGGGACATGGACGACGAGGCGTCGCTGACGGCGGCGATGCGGGGCGTCCACGGGGTGTTCAGCGTCCAGACCTTCCGGGGCCCCGGCGGCGTCGAGGCCGAGGAGCGGCAGGCCAGGGCGGTGGCCGACGCCGCGGTACGGGCCGGGGTGCGGCACTTCGTCTACAGCTCGGTCGGCGGCGCGGACCGCGACACCCGGGTCCCGCACTTCGAGAGCAAGCACCGCACCGAGCAGTACCTGCGCACCCTCGACCTGCCGACGACGGTGCTGCGGCCGGTCATGTTCCACGACATCCTGCTCGACATCGCCCCGCGCCCCGTCGAGGGCGAGCTGGTGCTTGCCATGTGGCTGGACCCCGAGACCCCGGTACAGCTCATCGCCACCGCCGACATCGGCGTGTTCGCGGCCGACGCCTTCGAGGACCCGGACGCCTGGCTGGGCCGGGTGGTCGAGATCGCCGGCGACAGCCTGACCGGGCCGCAGATGGCCGCGGCGTTCGAGTCGGCCGCCGGCGTCCCGGTCCGCTACCAGCGGCTGCCGATCGAGCCGCTGCGCTCGGCCCGCCCCGACCTCGCCAACATGTTCGACTGGTTCGAGCGGGACGGATACCGCGCCGACCTCGAGCAACTGCGCCGCAACCGGCCCGGCCTCGTCTCCCTGGAGACCTGGCTGGCCGGCAGCTGGACGCCTCCCGTCACCACGGCGGGCCGCTGAGAGCGGCCCCTCAGGTGAGGACCGGCTTCCCGGTGCGGGTGCGCTTGAGTTCGAAGAACCCGTCGGTCGCGGCCACGGCGCGTACGCCGTCCCACAACCGGGTCGCCGCTTCACCGAGCGGGGTGGGGGAGACCA
The Streptomyces sp. NBC_01723 genome window above contains:
- a CDS encoding NmrA/HSCARG family protein — encoded protein: MALDRTILVLGGTGRQGGAVARELLRRGHTVHALVRDPAKAAARELQESGAVLVRGDMDDEASLTAAMRGVHGVFSVQTFRGPGGVEAEERQARAVADAAVRAGVRHFVYSSVGGADRDTRVPHFESKHRTEQYLRTLDLPTTVLRPVMFHDILLDIAPRPVEGELVLAMWLDPETPVQLIATADIGVFAADAFEDPDAWLGRVVEIAGDSLTGPQMAAAFESAAGVPVRYQRLPIEPLRSARPDLANMFDWFERDGYRADLEQLRRNRPGLVSLETWLAGSWTPPVTTAGR
- a CDS encoding SDR family oxidoreductase; this encodes MTGRRKEADVTVEKVALVTGANKGIGFAAARRLGERGIAVLVGSRNEVLGKQAADALAADGIAATPLRLDVTDPACVAEAAREIERRHGRLDILVNNAGTAGGFTGAPSEASAADLREVYETNVFGVVTVTGAMLPLLRRSPAGRVVNVSSHVGSLTLNCDPGSPLANVSMIAYQSSKTALNAVTVAYAKELRGTPVKVNAALPGVVATDLNRHRGRRTPAEGAEIVVRLALLDEEGPSGACLSDEGPVPW
- a CDS encoding FAD-dependent monooxygenase, which codes for MKKTDVIVVGAGPAGLMLAGELRLGGADVAVYDRLPAPAGESRALGFNRRAAESLGQRGLLERLGEFRWGPMGHFGGVRFDLGMLDEDHSGVLGLSQARTEQALGGWLADLGVPVLRGREVTALRPTPEGVVVSYTGPDGPGEESAGYVAGCDGAGSTVRALAGIPTRDWEPTRGMYTAEISGVTPRPRPIGERLPGGRMVVCTPLGAGRCRVVVHDPGLPARPEPGALTFSQVADAWRRLTGESIDDADCQWLWACGNSAALASEYRRGRVFLVGDAAHEIPPLAAWGLSAGLQDAVNLGWKLAAAVRGWAPEGLLDTYHAERHPVGEQLIRNARAASKLYLGDEAMDPVREVVGELLAHRDAAEQAAGVVSGLGVRYDLAKGEHPLLGRRMPPEHTLALPDGTRARVAELLRTGRGLLLTTDDTAAHTARHHTDRVDIVTATAAGTAATTPDTVLVRPDGYVAWTAPGTTDDLGQALERWFGAATPQYADR